In one Mycobacteroides chelonae genomic region, the following are encoded:
- the fmt gene encoding methionyl-tRNA formyltransferase, giving the protein MRIVFAGTPAPALPSLRRLLASRHEVVAVLTRPDARAGRGRAAAASPVAELAREHGLPVLTPARPNDAEFVSELTELAPDCCAVVAYGALLKPELLAVPTHGWVNLHFSLLPAWRGAAPVQASIAAGDQITGATTFLIEPALDSGPVYGVVTERITARDTAGALLGRLAESGAGLLESTMDGIEDGALVAVPQPADGVSVAPKITVEQARIRWELPAHAIDRHIRAMTPEPGAWTTIGDIRIKVGPVRTDVDVPAEELPPGAFAVRKRDVLVGTGTTPIALDEVQPQGKKLMNAVDWARGARLDAEVRAL; this is encoded by the coding sequence GTGCGCATAGTGTTCGCCGGTACTCCGGCCCCGGCGTTGCCGTCTCTGCGAAGGCTGCTGGCCTCCCGTCACGAGGTGGTCGCGGTACTGACGCGGCCCGACGCCCGCGCGGGCAGGGGGCGGGCCGCGGCGGCGTCGCCGGTGGCCGAGCTGGCCCGCGAGCATGGGCTGCCTGTGCTCACACCGGCGCGGCCCAACGACGCGGAATTCGTCAGTGAGCTCACCGAACTCGCTCCGGACTGCTGCGCGGTGGTCGCCTACGGCGCCCTGCTGAAACCAGAACTGCTCGCCGTGCCCACTCACGGCTGGGTGAACTTGCATTTCTCGCTGTTGCCCGCATGGCGCGGTGCCGCACCCGTGCAGGCATCCATCGCGGCCGGGGACCAGATAACAGGTGCCACGACATTTCTCATCGAGCCTGCGCTGGACAGCGGGCCCGTCTATGGCGTGGTCACCGAACGGATCACCGCACGTGACACCGCCGGTGCGCTGCTGGGGCGGCTTGCCGAATCCGGTGCGGGGCTTCTTGAATCGACAATGGACGGGATCGAAGACGGGGCACTGGTGGCCGTGCCGCAGCCGGCCGACGGAGTGAGCGTCGCACCGAAGATCACGGTGGAACAGGCACGTATCCGATGGGAGCTGCCTGCCCACGCGATAGATCGCCATATCCGCGCCATGACACCCGAACCCGGTGCCTGGACCACTATCGGGGACATTCGTATCAAGGTTGGACCGGTGAGAACAGATGTGGATGTGCCCGCCGAGGAACTACCACCCGGAGCCTTCGCGGTCCGCAAGCGTGACGTGCTGGTGGGCACCGGCACCACACCGATCGCGCTCGACGAGGTACAACCCCAAGGTAAGAAGCTGATGAACGCTGTCGATTGGGCGCGCGGCGCCCGGCTGGACGCGGAGGTGCGCGCACTGTGA